GAAAGACCCCCGCATCGACACCGGCGTCGAGTACGGCGTGAGCGGCATTCCGGAGACGGTGTTCATCGATGCCGAGGGTGTGGTGCAGCACATGGACCGGGGCGGCCTGACGCGCGAGCGCCTGAACGTCGGCCTGGAGAAGATCGGCGTGCCCGCCCTGTGACGGTCATGACCACCTCACCCCTGTCCCCGGTGCGCGGCGTGCTGGTCGCCCTGTTGTGCCTGCTGACCCTGCTGACCGGACGGGGAGCAGCACAACAGACCGGCGCCCAGCAGACCGGAGCCCAGCAGACCGGGGCGCCGACCCTGACGCCCGCGCAGGAGCAGCGCGCGGTCGCCATCCAGAAGAACCTGCGCTGCCCGCTGTGCGACACCGGCGAGTCCATCGCGGACTCCCGCAGCGACATCAGCGTGAAGATGCGCGAGTCCGTGCGCGAACAGGTCGCCGCCGGACGCACCGACGGGGACATCTACGTGTTCTTCGCGCAGCGCTACGGGAACTTCGTGCTGCTCGACCCGCCCCGGACCGGCAAGGGCCTGCTGCTGTGGGGCGCGCCCCTGCTGGCGCTGGCGCTGGGCGGGGCGGTCCTGTGGTCGTTCCTGCGGCGCGCGCCGAGCAGCGCTCCCGTGACGGGCCTGCCGGACGAACCGTTCGATCCGTTCCTGGAACAGGTGCGCCGTGACACCCGCGCCGGCACCGACACCCGCGCGCCCGGCGGCCCCACGGACGGAGGCCCGGCGTGACCGCCGTGAGCCTGCTGCTTCTGCTGCTGGTCGTGGGGGTCACGCTATGGCTGGTGCTGGAACCCCTGCGGTCCGGTCAGCCCAGCGACCCGGACGCCGAACCGCGCGCCCGGCTGGAGCAGGACCGCGACGCGCTGTACGCGGAACTGGCCGCGCTGCCCGACACCGACGAGTCGCAGCGCCGCCGTCCGGACCTGGAACGCCGCGCCGCGCTGACCCTGCGCGCCCTGGACGCCCTGCCGCCCCGCCCGCGCCCCGCGCCGCGCACCCGCACCCTGGCCCTCGGGGCGCTGGCCGCCGCCTTCCTCCTGACTGCCGTGGGCGCCGTGACCTTCGTGCCGCGCTGGCAGCTGGCGTCCCTGCAACCGGCCGAGGCCGCGAACGTGCAGGCCACACTGCGCCTGCCGGGCCTGAAAGCGCAGGCCGAGCGGACCGGCGCGGCCGCCGATTACCTCGCGTGGGGCAAGGCGGCCTTCGATTCCTCCCGGTACGATCAGGCGGTCACGGCGTACGGGAACGCCCTGAAGCTCGACCCCCGGCAACCCGAGGCGCTGCGCCGGCTGGGCATCCTGCTCCTCACGCGCGGCGAGCAGACCGGCGAGACCCTGAGTGCCGAGGACGCGCAGCGGGCCGCGCTGCTGATCCGCACGGGCGCGCAACTCGCGCCGGACGAACCGGAATCGCAGCTGCTGCTGGGCTTCGCACTGGCCCGTTTCGGGCAGGACGATCAGGCGCTGGCGGCGCTGGAACGCTACCGCACCCTGGACCCCAGTGGCCGCGACGCAGACGACCTGATCACCGCCATCCGCGCCCGCCAGAACGACAGCGACCCCGCGCTGCGCGTGTACGCCGCCAGCTGCGCCAGCTGCCACGGCCCCAGCGGCGGCGGCGGTATCGGCCCCAGCCTGCGCGACTCGGCCCTGACCCGCGAGGCCGCGCGGCAGGTGATCGTGCAGGGCCAGGGCGCCATGCCCGCCTACCCGGACCTGAAGACGGACGACCTGAACGCCCTGCTGGACCTGCTGGAAAGCTGGCAGGACACCGGGAGCCGCTGAACGTGCCGGGTGACAGGACCCCGGCCCGCCGCCTGACCCGCCGCGCGCTGCTGGAACGCTGGTGGCTGCTGCCGGTGGCGGGCACGGCCGGCACGTTCGGATATATGGGCTGGTACGCCACGCGCGTCACGACCGGGAAACGCACGGCAGGCGCACCCGACTTCCGGCCTGCGACCCCGCAGCGCGTGGCGGCCCTGAGCGACCTGAGCGGCGAGTGGGCCGAGCAGACCTTCACCTTCGCCGGGCGGCCCTGCACGGTGCTGCGCGTCCCGCAGGACGTGCCGGGGGCGCTGCCGGACGGCGGGTCGTTCCTGATCGCTTACTCGCGGGTCTGCACGCACCTGGGCTGCAACGTGAACCTGGTGCGCGACCCGGAGATCCTGGCCTTCGCGTTCAATTACCGTCCGCCGCGCGAGGAGCAGCACCCGCAACTGGGCTGCCGCTGCCATTACAGCGTGTTCGATCCGCTGCGCTCCGGCGAGGCCGTGTTCGGCAAGGCGCTGCTCCCGCTGCCACGCGTGCAGTTGCAGCGGCGCGGCGCGGACCTGTGGGCCACCGGGATCGAACCTGCCCCAGACTTCACGGGATGACGCCCACCCACGCCCCCCTGTCCTTCACCACCGGGAACGTGCAGGCCGCCAGTGCCGTGCTCCAGGCCACCGCCACGCAGTTGCAGGCGCGCGGGCACACGCTCTGGCCGCCCGACAGGCTCACGCCGCAGCACCTGCAACGGCACGACCCGCCCGGCGGATGGCACGTCGCCTGGACCGGCGCAGCGGCGACCCGCGAGGCCGTCGGGTGCTTCTGCCTGCTGACCAGCGACCCGCCCTTCTGGCCGGACGATCCGCCGGGCGAGGCGCTGTACCTGCACAAACTGGCCGTGCATCCGTCTGCGCAGGGGCAGGGGCTGGCGCACACGCTGCTGCGCGAGGCGGCGCGCGTGACCGCCCTGGCCGGGCGTCCCTGGCTGAAACTGGATACCGACGCTGCGCGGCCCGCCCTGCACCACCTGTACGACTCGTTCGGGTTTGAACGCTGCGGGCAGCGCGAGGTGTTCGGCCTGACCGTCATCCTGTACCGCCTGCCTGTCCCCGCAGCGGGCGGCGGCCTCCCGTGAAGGAAACCGCTGCCCGCTGCACAGGTGTCGTTACTTGGGCGCGATGGTGTCCCGGACGGCGTAACTGAACGGAACGCTCAGGCGTGAGGTGGCCTTGCCGTAGTCGGTGACGTCCACGGACAGGGTTCCGGCGACGGTCGTGCCGGGGGCGGGGGCTGCGGCGAGGTTCAGTTCCAGGCAGCCCTGCGCGGTGAAGGCGTTGTACAGCTGCGAGAAGTACGCGTCGAGATCCCCGGCGGCGACGTTGCTGCGGAACAGGCCGCCGGTCTCGCTGGCGATGCGTTCCATCTCGGTGAAGTCGAGGCTGCCCGTGGCGTCCAGGCCGATGGCGTACACGGGCACACCGGCGGCCTTCGCGGCGGCGATGGCGTCGTCCGGCGAGTTGCTGCTGCTGTTGTCGATGCCGTCCGTGAGGGCCAGCACGATGGGGTTGGGCCGTCCGGCGCGGCTGGCGACCTTCACGGCGTCCACGACCGCGTCGTAGAAGTTGGTGCCGCCACTGGCGTACGTGGCGCTGTCGATGGCGGTGTTCAGCGCCGTCTGATCGGCGGTCAGGTCCTGGTGCAGCACACTGCCGAGCATGCCGGCCGACGGCGTACTGGTGGCCTCGAAGGACAGCACGGCCGCCTGACTGCCGCCGGTCATGCGCGCCACGAAGGCCTTGGCGGCCGCGCGGCGTTTCCCGTCCGGGTCGGTGCTGCGCATGCTGCCGGTCGCGTCGAGGGTGACGGCGGCCGTCACGGTGTTCTGCACGCTGACCTGCCCGCACACGCTGACCGTGCCGCTCACGCCGGCGGTACTGAACGTCACGGACGGGTTGCTGAGCGTGCCGGTGGCGGCCTGCGTGCCGCTCAGGGGCGTCACCCCGAACTGCACCTGCGTGGGGCTGAGGACGCGCGTGCCGTTCAGTTGCATGGTCGTGGCGGTGGGCGTGGTCGGAGCGGGCGTTCCGGCGGGGCCGCCGCACGAGGCCAGCAGCAGCGACGCTCCCATCAGCGCGCCCCAGGTGCGGCGAGGCAGTGGGCGGCGGGACAGCGGAGCGGTGGACAGGGACGGCCGGGCAGACTGGGTGCGCTGGGGCATGGTGGGTTCTCCTGGGTGGCGCGTGACCATGGATGGTCGGGGCGGAGGGTGCAGGTGGACGGGCAGGATCCGGTGCAGCCGTGTCATACGGAGTCTGGTTGAACGGGCTGCAAAGACCGTTCAATCCGAGCGGATGCGACTCGTAGAGCTGCCCTGCAGAGTGGGAGAGAAACGGGTTCCGGGCGTGGAGCTGGCAATCCGGTGATGTTCCGGGTTGTCAGCGAAACAGACGAAATCCGTATCAGGTGCGCCCGACCATCTGGGCACCGCGCAGCAGGTCGTCCTGGGCGACCCGCAACAGCTTCACCTGACTGCTCAGTTGCGCCACGCCCGACCGGACGAGCTCCAGTTCGGCGGGCGTGGTCCAGCCGGGCCGGGGAATCAGGCGCAGCAGTTCCTCCAGGTGTGGGGTGTCGGCCAGGGCGCGCAGGTCGCCGCGCAGGGCTTCCACGTCGCGGGTAAGGCCTTTCAGGTCGTGGGTGACGCGGGTCATGGCGGTTGCCGGGGCGGGCGCTGCGGGTGTGGCGGC
The DNA window shown above is from Deinococcus sp. LM3 and carries:
- a CDS encoding cytochrome c-type biogenesis protein; the protein is MTTSPLSPVRGVLVALLCLLTLLTGRGAAQQTGAQQTGAQQTGAPTLTPAQEQRAVAIQKNLRCPLCDTGESIADSRSDISVKMRESVREQVAAGRTDGDIYVFFAQRYGNFVLLDPPRTGKGLLLWGAPLLALALGGAVLWSFLRRAPSSAPVTGLPDEPFDPFLEQVRRDTRAGTDTRAPGGPTDGGPA
- a CDS encoding c-type cytochrome, with amino-acid sequence MTAVSLLLLLLVVGVTLWLVLEPLRSGQPSDPDAEPRARLEQDRDALYAELAALPDTDESQRRRPDLERRAALTLRALDALPPRPRPAPRTRTLALGALAAAFLLTAVGAVTFVPRWQLASLQPAEAANVQATLRLPGLKAQAERTGAAADYLAWGKAAFDSSRYDQAVTAYGNALKLDPRQPEALRRLGILLLTRGEQTGETLSAEDAQRAALLIRTGAQLAPDEPESQLLLGFALARFGQDDQALAALERYRTLDPSGRDADDLITAIRARQNDSDPALRVYAASCASCHGPSGGGGIGPSLRDSALTREAARQVIVQGQGAMPAYPDLKTDDLNALLDLLESWQDTGSR
- a CDS encoding ubiquinol-cytochrome c reductase iron-sulfur subunit, with protein sequence MPGDRTPARRLTRRALLERWWLLPVAGTAGTFGYMGWYATRVTTGKRTAGAPDFRPATPQRVAALSDLSGEWAEQTFTFAGRPCTVLRVPQDVPGALPDGGSFLIAYSRVCTHLGCNVNLVRDPEILAFAFNYRPPREEQHPQLGCRCHYSVFDPLRSGEAVFGKALLPLPRVQLQRRGADLWATGIEPAPDFTG
- a CDS encoding GNAT family N-acetyltransferase, with translation MTPTHAPLSFTTGNVQAASAVLQATATQLQARGHTLWPPDRLTPQHLQRHDPPGGWHVAWTGAAATREAVGCFCLLTSDPPFWPDDPPGEALYLHKLAVHPSAQGQGLAHTLLREAARVTALAGRPWLKLDTDAARPALHHLYDSFGFERCGQREVFGLTVILYRLPVPAAGGGLP
- a CDS encoding vWA domain-containing protein, with translation MPQRTQSARPSLSTAPLSRRPLPRRTWGALMGASLLLASCGGPAGTPAPTTPTATTMQLNGTRVLSPTQVQFGVTPLSGTQAATGTLSNPSVTFSTAGVSGTVSVCGQVSVQNTVTAAVTLDATGSMRSTDPDGKRRAAAKAFVARMTGGSQAAVLSFEATSTPSAGMLGSVLHQDLTADQTALNTAIDSATYASGGTNFYDAVVDAVKVASRAGRPNPIVLALTDGIDNSSSNSPDDAIAAAKAAGVPVYAIGLDATGSLDFTEMERIASETGGLFRSNVAAGDLDAYFSQLYNAFTAQGCLELNLAAAPAPGTTVAGTLSVDVTDYGKATSRLSVPFSYAVRDTIAPK